The following DNA comes from Vibrio gigantis.
TTGCTTTGACGGTTGGGTTGCAGAAGGGCGGGGTGTTACTAAGCCTGCTAATTTTGCCGCTATACATTCCTATTTTGATCTTCGCGACGTCGGCGATTGATGCTGCAGCATTGGGCGTTGCGTATAACGGCCAGTTGGCAGTGCTCGGAGCGATGTTAATGGGTGCGATGACGCTAACACCTTTTGCGATCAGTGCCGCACTTCGCGTGAGTGTGAACTGATAACGGTACCAGTATCGTATAGCTAAAGTGAACCAAAGTGTTCGATGAGACTCATAGAGTCAGCAAAACGGAAAGCAAAACAAATAAAATTATTATAATTATAGCTTTAATAGCTGTAAGCAATATGAAGTAAGAGTGAGATTACAACATGTGGAAATGGCTCCATCCCTATGCCAAAGCAGAAACCTCTTATCAGCTTGCTGGTAAACTTCTGCCATGGTTTTCGATCCTAGCGCTATTGTGTCTATCCGTCGGTACTGTGTGGGGGCTTGCATTTGCGCCTTCTGATTACCAACAAGGCGATAGCTTCCGTATCATCTACATCCATGTTCCGTCTGCAATCTGGTCTATGGGTGTTTATATGTCGATGGCGATTGCAGCCTTTATTGGCTTGGTATGGCAAGTAAGGCTATCAGACATGGCCGCACTGGCGATGGCACCTATTGGTGCTGTATTTACCTTCATTGCGTTACTAACCGGCGCTGTTTGGGGTAAACCAATGTGGGGTGCTTGGTGGGTTTGGGATGCGCGTTTAACCTCAGAGCTGATTCTTCTATTCCTATACTTGGGTGTGATTGCACTACACCACGCTTTTGACGACCAAAAAACAGCAGCGAAAGCGGCAGGCATCTTGGCGATCGTTGGTGTCATCAACCTACCTATCATTCACTTTTCAGTAGAGTGGTGGAACACACTTCACCAGGGCGCGACGATCACTAAGTTCGACAAGCCTTCTATTTCAAGTGACATGCTATGGCCGCTTCTTCTTAACATCTTCGGCTTCGCCTTTTTCTTTGGTGCTGTGACTATGGTTCGTTTCCGTAACGAAATCATCAGTAAAGAAAGTCACCGTCCATGGGTTCGCAAGCTTGCGGCTGAAAAAGCGTAGTAGGGTAGGTAATTATGTATTTTGAATCTTTGAGTGATTTCTTTGCCATGGGAGGCTATGCCTCGTATGTATGGAGTGCATTTGGAATCACGTTCCTCGCGATGATCATTTTACTGGTCGTAAGCGTTCGTCGTGGTAAGCAATTACTAAATGAAGTACAAGCGAAGATTGATCGTCAAGCTCGTATCGATGCAGCAAAAAATATGGAGAACACTCTATGAACCCAAGACGTAAAAAGAGGCTGGGCATTGTCTTAGCGATCTTTTTTGGTATCAGTGCGACTGTTGGATTGATGGTTTACGCACTTAACCAGAACATGGATCTGTTCTACACACCAACTGAGCTGGTTAACGGCAAAGATGGTAAAAAACCTGAAGTTGGCCAACGCCTACGTATTGGTGGCATGGTCGTAGTCGGCTCTGTAAGCCGTGACAATGAATCACTACGTGTGAGCTTTGATTTGCAAGATGTAGGCCCTAAAGTAACGATTTTATACGATGGCATCCTTCCTGATCTTTTCCGTGAAGGCCAAGGTATTGTTGCTCAGGGGGTTCTTAAAAATGCAACGACAATCGAAGCGTTTGAGGTGTTGGCAAAGCACGATGAAGAGTACATGCCTTCTGAAGTTGCGGAAGCAATGAAGAAAACCCATGAGCCTTTGCAATACACGACTGAACAAAAAGAAGGAAATGCTCAATGATAGCCGAGATCGGCCATTTTGCGATGATCCTGTCATTGGGACTTGCATTGCTGCTAAGCGTGCTCCCATTGTATGGAGCCGCTCGAAATAACACATTATTGATGAACAGTGCACGACCATTGTCGTGGGGCATGTTCGGATTCTTAGCGATTTCGTTCTTTATCTTGTGTTACGCGTTTTACACAAATGATTTTACGATTCAATACGTAGCAAGTAACTCGAATAGCCAGCTACCTTGGTACTACCGAATTACGGCTGTTTGGGGCGCTCACGAAGGTTCCTTATTGCTTTGGGTTCTTATCCAAGCAGGTTGGACGGTTGCAGTAGCGACGTTTAGCCGTGGTATGCCTCAAGAGTCGGTGGCTCGCGTACTGGCTATCATGGGTTTGATTACTGTCGGCTTCTTGCTGTTCATCATCGTAACGTCTAACCCGTTCCTACGTACATTGCCTTTCTTCCCTGTAGATGGCCGTGACTTGAACCCATTACTGCAAGATCCGGGTTTGATTATTCACCCGCCAATGCTTTACATGGGTTATGTAGGCTTCTCTGTTGCGTTCTCTTTCGCAATCGCTTCTCTAATGAGTGGTCGTCTTGATACTGCATGGGCTCGTTGGTCGCGTCCTTGGACAATCGCAGCTTGGTTATTCCTAACAGTAGGTATCGCACTAGGTTCATGGTGGGCTTACTACGAACTTGGCTGGGGTGGCTGGTGGTTCTGGGATCCAGTAGAAAACGCTTCATTCATGCCTTGGTTAGCTGGTACTGCACTGATGCACTCACTAGCGGTAACCGAAAAGCGTGGCACATTTAAAGCTTGGACAGTCTTACTGGCTATCTCTGCATTCTCGCTAAGCTTACTAGGTACATTCCTAGTTCGTTCAGGCATCTTGGTATCGGTTCACGCATTTGCGTCGGATCCTGCTCGCGGTATGTTTATTCTAGGTTTCCTAGTCTTTGTTATCGGTGGTTCACTACTGTTGTTTGCGGTTAAAGGCGCATCAGTTCGTGTTCGCGGTAATTTTGATTTGGTTTCTCGTGAAAACGCACTGCTTGGTAACAACATATTATTGATTGCAGCGCTTGTCGTTGTGTTAGTAGGTACGCTACTACCATTAGTTCACAAACAGTTAGGCTTGGGCTCGGTATCAATCGGTGCTCCATTCTTTGATATGTTGTTCTTCTGGTTAATGATTCCGTTCTCGTTCCTACTTGGCATCGGTCCACTGATCCGTTGGAAACGTGACAACCTGTCTAAGCTCGTTAAACCAATGCTGATTTCAGGTGCATTCTCACTTGGCTTGAGTGCGCTAATGGTTGCTCTACTGGCTGACCGCTTCAGCGGTACTGCTTTTGCTGGTTGGGTAATGGCATTTTGGATCATCTTCATGCATGGCTTTGAGCTGCATGAGCGTGCGACTCACCGTCATACATTCCTGAAAGGTCTAACTAAGCTGCCTCGTAGCCACTGGGCAATGATGTGTGGTCACATTGGTTTAGCCGTGACAGTGATTGGTATCGCGATGGTGCAAAACTACAGCATCGAACGCGATGTACGTTTGGCGCCAGGTGAAAGCTACCAGCTTGAAGAATACAGCTTCCTGTTTACAGGGGTTCGTGACAAAGATGGCCCTAACTACGATGGTTATATCGCTGACTTTGAAATTACCAAAGAAGGCAAATACATCAATACGCTTCACGCTGAAAAACGTTTCTACACCACAGCTAAGTCTATGATGACAGAAGCAGCGATTGACCGTGGAGTAACGCGCGACCTTTATATCGCAATGGGTGAACGTTTAGACGACAACAAATCTTGGGCTGTACGTATCTACTACAAACCATTTGTACGTTGGATCTGGGCTGGTTCTTTGATCATGTCGATTGGTGGTGCTATTGCTATTAGTGACCGTCGTTACCGTTTCCGTAAGCCAACAAAAAAGTCGGCTGAAGAACAGGAGGCTTAATTCGAATGAACAAAAAGATTTTATTCATTCCATTGATTGCTTTTATGATTCTAGCTGGAGTCTTTGCAACTCAATTAGTTCGTAATCAGTCGGGTGATGACCCGACTAAACTTGAGTCAGTATTGATTGGTAAGCCTGTGCCTGAGTTCGGTCTAGAAGACTTAGAACAACCAGGTAAGTTTCATGATCAAGCGATCTTCAAAGGCGAACCTCTGCTGCTTAATGTGTGGGCTACTTGGTGTCCTACCTGTTATGCAGAGCACTCTTATCTGAATAAATTGGCCGCTCAAGGCGTTAAGATCATTGGTATGAACTACAAAGATGATCGCAACAAAGCTGTCGGTTGGCTAAAAGAACTAGGTAACCCGTACTTAATTAGCTTATTTGATGGTGATGGTATGCTAGGTCTAGATCTTGGCGTGTATGGTGCTCCTGAGACTTTCTTAATTGATGCTAACGGTGTGGTTCGTTACCGCCATGTTGGTGACGTGAATCCAACTAACTGGGCATCGACGCTTGAGCCGATGTATCAAGAGTTGCTGGAGGAAGCGAAATGATTAAAAAGGTACTGATCACTCTGTTCGCTACGTTCGCTATTTCAGCGACTGTTTCTGCCGCGCCTATCGAGTTTCATGAATTTGATACCGTTGATCAAGAACAGCAGTTCAAAGAGCTGAGTAACACGTTGCGTTGCCCTAAATGTCAGAACAACACGATTGGCGATTCGAACGCTGAGCTAGCAGTCGACTTACGCCAGAAAGTGTACGAGATGACAAAAGACGGTAAGTCGAAGCAAGATATCATTGACTACATGATCGCTCGCTACGGTAACTTTGTTACTTACAACCCTCCACTGACACTAGCAACGTCAATCCTTTGGGTTGGTCCTTTTGCAGTAGTTGTATTTGGTTTCGGTTTGATCATTTTACGAAGCAGAAAATCAAAGTCGAAAGCAGTTGAGTCAGATAAAGGCTGGGATGCAGACAAAGAAGCTCGCTTAAAAGCGTTACTCGATGAAGAGAACGACGGAGATAAGAAGTAATGACTCTATTTTGGATTTCTACCATTATCCTTTCGCTAGCGGCAATTTTCTTAATTGTTCTGCCCTTCATTAATAAAAAGGCAAACAACGATGACGTGCTGCGCGATGAGTTGAATAAAGCATTCTACAAAGATCGTCTAGATGAGCTAGAAGTAGAAGCAGAAGAAGGTCTTGTTGATAACCAGCAGGAGCTGATCGCTGATTTGAAACAATCCCTGCTTGATGATGTTCCTGCTAAGCAAGAGATGAAGAAGACTAAAATCTCAACGTTGGGTGTAGTAGTACCATCTATTATTCTCGTCGTGATTGTTACATACGGCATGTACTTTAAGTTCGGGGCGTTAGATAAAGTTCAGCACTGGCAAGAAGTGAGTGCAAATCTTCCTGAGTTGTCTAAAAAGCTAATGTCATCGGAAGGTGGTGCGTTAACAGACGATGAACTAGAAGATTTGACTCTAGCACTGCGTACTCGCTTACACTACCAACCTAAAGACTCAACGGGTTGGTTGTTACTAGGTCGTATTGCTCTTGCTAACCGTGATGCGCAAACGGCGATCGATGCTATGGAGCGTGCTTATAAGCTAGAGCCTAAAGACGAAGATGTTCAACTTGGCTTTGCACAGGCGCTGATGCTATCGCCAGATGAGGCAGAGCAAAATCAAGCTCGTTTGCTTCTTAGTCGTTTGGTTCAAAACGATTACGTTGACCTTCGTGTGTTCTCGTTGCTAGCGTTCGACGCATTTGAGCGTCAAGATTACCCAGGTGCTGTGAAGTACTGGAGTATCATGCAGCAGATGATTGGTCCACAAGACAGTCGTTACGAAATGCTTTCACGCAGTATTGAAAGTGCTCAGCAAAAAATGGGCAATGCCATGGGCGTTGACCAAGGCAAGACTGTTGCAGTAACGCTTGAGTTATCTGGTGATGTGAATGCGGATCCAAACTCAGTGTTGGTTGTTTCAGTACATAGAGCTGATGGCTCTCCAATGCCTGTTGCTGCTGCTCGTTACCCATTAGGTACTTTCCCTCGTACCGTTGTGCTTGATGATGGCAACAGCATGATGGAGGGCCAAAAGCTGTCTAGCCTTGAAACTCTGATGGTTAGAGCTAGGCTTGATACAGATGGTAACGTTTCAACTCGCGATGGTGATTGGTACGGTGAAAGTGAAGTGGTTGAACTGGGTGCTCCAGTGACCATCAATATCAATAAGCAATATTAATCATCATTTTGCATAGGTGTTAGCTATTCCGATTTGTTGATAAACGGTATAGACTTAGCCAAACAATTGAGGCCAGCGATTGCTGGCCTTTTTTATTATTCCTTATGGAAAAGGTGATATGTCTGTCAGTGTTTTAAGATTCTCGGGTTTACTTTTTATCGCAAGCTTAACGGTGGGGTGTTCTAGCGCACCAGACGAAAGCAGTAACGATGATAACCTCGAAACCTCTGAATACGTCGAAGAGTCCCACCCGAATGATCCTTTCGAAGGATTTAACCGAGCGATGTGGGATATCAACTACGAATATCTAGACCCTTATTTGGTTCGCCCTGTTTCCCTTGCTTATGTTGACTACACTCCTGTGCCAGTGCGCTCTGGCATTTCTAACTTTCTAGCCAACTTAGATGAACCATCAAGCATGGTGAACAATCTTATTATGGGTAATGGTGAAAAAGCACTCGACCATTTTAACCGCTTTTGGATTAACTCCACCTTTGGTTTGTTAGGGTTAATCGATATTGCCAGCGAAGCGGGAATCACCAAGTACGACGATAAGTCATTTTCCGATGCGATTGGTCATTACGGGGTAGGGAATGGACCATATTTTATGGTGCCAGGTTACGGCCCGGTAACGACACGTGAAGTAACAGAAACCGTAGATGGGCTATATGTCCCTTTATCTTTCTTGAATTTTTGGGCTGGCTTAGGCAAGTGGGCATTTGAAGGCATGGAAACGCGTGCTCAGCTAGTTTCACAAGAAGCGTTGTTGGATGATTCTCCGGATCCGTATGCGTTAACTCGTGATGTTTACATCCAACGCCGTGATTTTAAAGCTGAGATTGAACCAGAAGAGGTTGATCTTGATGAAGAAGACCTTATTGATGGCTATTTAGAAGATTATTAAATAGAAGATCTTGAACAACAGGTAAAAGAAAGGCTCGATGTTGAAACAACATCGAGCCTTTTTAAAGTTTGCTGCTTAGGTTAATTAAGACAGATTAGAAGCGGTAGTTAGCTTGTACACCAACTAGCCATATGCTGCCTGTTACTTCACCTTCGAAGCTGCCACCAAACATATCAGCGCCACCAAAGCCTGGATCAGTTTCGTGCATCTTAGCGTCTTTCGCTAGAATGTAAGTGAAACCAGCGTCTAAGGTTAGTTGCTCAGACCATTGGTAGCCAGCACCAATACTTAACCAAGTACGGTCTGTTTCTGGAATCGTCGCAGTACGGTGCTCTTCGCTTACTGCTGAAGTATCGTATGCAATACCAGAACGTAGAGCCAGTTTAGGTGTCATTTGGTAAGTAGTACCGATCGCGAAACGGTAGTTGTCTTCCCAGTTTTCCATCTTTATTGTGTCTGGCTGTTCACCTGGGAAGTCCGCAACTAATTTTTCGAAGCTACTCCAGTCTGTCCAGTTGATACTAGCGTGAACGGCAACTTTGTCTGTTAATTGATGGAAAGAAGCGATCTCAGCTGTCGCTGGCAAAGCTAGATCCATAGAACCAGGTTTGTGCGCATTTGGGTTTGCCATGTTGAAAGCAAAGCCTTTAGCATGACCTTCAAGAGTTAAGTCGATTTCAGATTTGTAGGCAAAGCCCAAGCGGTTATTTTCATTGATCTGCCATGCGGTACCAACTTGCCATCCCCATGCAGTATCGTCACCTTCCATGTATTTCAGCGTCGTGCCTACTGGTAAAGTCCCTGTAGCTGTTGCGCCGAAGCTACCTTCAGCCATCACGTAACGAACACCACCACCAACAGATACGTTGTCTAATACTTGGTAAGCCGCGTTTAAGTTGAGTTCCATGCTGATTACGC
Coding sequences within:
- the ccmI gene encoding c-type cytochrome biogenesis protein CcmI, translated to MTLFWISTIILSLAAIFLIVLPFINKKANNDDVLRDELNKAFYKDRLDELEVEAEEGLVDNQQELIADLKQSLLDDVPAKQEMKKTKISTLGVVVPSIILVVIVTYGMYFKFGALDKVQHWQEVSANLPELSKKLMSSEGGALTDDELEDLTLALRTRLHYQPKDSTGWLLLGRIALANRDAQTAIDAMERAYKLEPKDEDVQLGFAQALMLSPDEAEQNQARLLLSRLVQNDYVDLRVFSLLAFDAFERQDYPGAVKYWSIMQQMIGPQDSRYEMLSRSIESAQQKMGNAMGVDQGKTVAVTLELSGDVNADPNSVLVVSVHRADGSPMPVAAARYPLGTFPRTVVLDDGNSMMEGQKLSSLETLMVRARLDTDGNVSTRDGDWYGESEVVELGAPVTININKQY
- a CDS encoding cytochrome c-type biogenesis protein is translated as MIKKVLITLFATFAISATVSAAPIEFHEFDTVDQEQQFKELSNTLRCPKCQNNTIGDSNAELAVDLRQKVYEMTKDGKSKQDIIDYMIARYGNFVTYNPPLTLATSILWVGPFAVVVFGFGLIILRSRKSKSKAVESDKGWDADKEARLKALLDEENDGDKK
- a CDS encoding outer membrane protein transport protein — its product is MKMNKTLLSAAVAVGLLSTSTVTHAAGFQLAEYSATGLGRAYAGEAAMADGADAQWRNPAMLTYLEGTQVSVGAIYVDPNIDIEGTSGANTPANSKDFAHSAVIPNFYVSHKYSEKLAIGFAAGTNYGMETDLGTDFAGANHGNEASVISMELNLNAAYQVLDNVSVGGGVRYVMAEGSFGATATGTLPVGTTLKYMEGDDTAWGWQVGTAWQINENNRLGFAYKSEIDLTLEGHAKGFAFNMANPNAHKPGSMDLALPATAEIASFHQLTDKVAVHASINWTDWSSFEKLVADFPGEQPDTIKMENWEDNYRFAIGTTYQMTPKLALRSGIAYDTSAVSEEHRTATIPETDRTWLSIGAGYQWSEQLTLDAGFTYILAKDAKMHETDPGFGGADMFGGSFEGEVTGSIWLVGVQANYRF
- a CDS encoding DsbE family thiol:disulfide interchange protein, whose translation is MNKKILFIPLIAFMILAGVFATQLVRNQSGDDPTKLESVLIGKPVPEFGLEDLEQPGKFHDQAIFKGEPLLLNVWATWCPTCYAEHSYLNKLAAQGVKIIGMNYKDDRNKAVGWLKELGNPYLISLFDGDGMLGLDLGVYGAPETFLIDANGVVRYRHVGDVNPTNWASTLEPMYQELLEEAK
- the ccmE gene encoding cytochrome c maturation protein CcmE, which produces MNPRRKKRLGIVLAIFFGISATVGLMVYALNQNMDLFYTPTELVNGKDGKKPEVGQRLRIGGMVVVGSVSRDNESLRVSFDLQDVGPKVTILYDGILPDLFREGQGIVAQGVLKNATTIEAFEVLAKHDEEYMPSEVAEAMKKTHEPLQYTTEQKEGNAQ
- the ccmD gene encoding heme exporter protein CcmD, which encodes MYFESLSDFFAMGGYASYVWSAFGITFLAMIILLVVSVRRGKQLLNEVQAKIDRQARIDAAKNMENTL
- a CDS encoding MlaA family lipoprotein, which gives rise to MSVSVLRFSGLLFIASLTVGCSSAPDESSNDDNLETSEYVEESHPNDPFEGFNRAMWDINYEYLDPYLVRPVSLAYVDYTPVPVRSGISNFLANLDEPSSMVNNLIMGNGEKALDHFNRFWINSTFGLLGLIDIASEAGITKYDDKSFSDAIGHYGVGNGPYFMVPGYGPVTTREVTETVDGLYVPLSFLNFWAGLGKWAFEGMETRAQLVSQEALLDDSPDPYALTRDVYIQRRDFKAEIEPEEVDLDEEDLIDGYLEDY
- a CDS encoding heme lyase CcmF/NrfE family subunit, whose amino-acid sequence is MIAEIGHFAMILSLGLALLLSVLPLYGAARNNTLLMNSARPLSWGMFGFLAISFFILCYAFYTNDFTIQYVASNSNSQLPWYYRITAVWGAHEGSLLLWVLIQAGWTVAVATFSRGMPQESVARVLAIMGLITVGFLLFIIVTSNPFLRTLPFFPVDGRDLNPLLQDPGLIIHPPMLYMGYVGFSVAFSFAIASLMSGRLDTAWARWSRPWTIAAWLFLTVGIALGSWWAYYELGWGGWWFWDPVENASFMPWLAGTALMHSLAVTEKRGTFKAWTVLLAISAFSLSLLGTFLVRSGILVSVHAFASDPARGMFILGFLVFVIGGSLLLFAVKGASVRVRGNFDLVSRENALLGNNILLIAALVVVLVGTLLPLVHKQLGLGSVSIGAPFFDMLFFWLMIPFSFLLGIGPLIRWKRDNLSKLVKPMLISGAFSLGLSALMVALLADRFSGTAFAGWVMAFWIIFMHGFELHERATHRHTFLKGLTKLPRSHWAMMCGHIGLAVTVIGIAMVQNYSIERDVRLAPGESYQLEEYSFLFTGVRDKDGPNYDGYIADFEITKEGKYINTLHAEKRFYTTAKSMMTEAAIDRGVTRDLYIAMGERLDDNKSWAVRIYYKPFVRWIWAGSLIMSIGGAIAISDRRYRFRKPTKKSAEEQEA
- a CDS encoding heme ABC transporter permease; the protein is MWKWLHPYAKAETSYQLAGKLLPWFSILALLCLSVGTVWGLAFAPSDYQQGDSFRIIYIHVPSAIWSMGVYMSMAIAAFIGLVWQVRLSDMAALAMAPIGAVFTFIALLTGAVWGKPMWGAWWVWDARLTSELILLFLYLGVIALHHAFDDQKTAAKAAGILAIVGVINLPIIHFSVEWWNTLHQGATITKFDKPSISSDMLWPLLLNIFGFAFFFGAVTMVRFRNEIISKESHRPWVRKLAAEKA